A window from Thermococcus sp. encodes these proteins:
- a CDS encoding CGP-CTERM sorting domain-containing protein has product MRKFGFLIVALLLLGVVAGSVSASNDYKEVQKNEYWVSWDGSARVTLKTIFYSPEEMLNQTKQSILKMGLENATKLFITQESQVLSQLGLSLENATAEILGYNTTGPLVTVINGTIPNFARYYSYDNSWEISLDALRIVDLSRIDPTAVNGSMYLENYFTVHLPEGAKVENVTKGFRVESNGSYIQLDVNATGDTIMVHSIIYLKKGITKDDLSVLYSKLEPVMITYTGKRGVENYTTWEMKIYNNITVQGDKTILDTTEEYIKPEEYINYIKVQFAYQGLQQAEQSLYQKYAQTFESKGIKVLSGNVSILNVNSTGPLVVKYHWVLQGFVSKVNDTYVYNYDPRLELGNMDFPYRLNAAINETKVTRITLPEGYKFVEVPKSIDVKTKAGNVVMKVTKVNDREVLIESNVYLRYGIPAEAYKELMAKVPDNVEFKYVVKAEEGNGICGPALLVGLALLPLLLLRRR; this is encoded by the coding sequence CAGTGTGTCTGCTTCCAACGACTACAAGGAGGTCCAGAAGAACGAGTACTGGGTTTCTTGGGACGGGAGTGCTAGGGTAACGCTCAAGACGATATTCTACAGTCCGGAAGAGATGCTAAACCAGACCAAGCAGAGCATACTTAAGATGGGGCTTGAAAACGCCACCAAACTGTTCATCACCCAGGAGAGCCAGGTTCTCTCTCAGCTCGGTCTTAGCCTGGAGAACGCCACCGCTGAAATTCTTGGCTATAACACCACGGGACCCCTTGTGACCGTTATAAACGGAACAATACCCAACTTTGCGCGCTACTACTCATACGATAATTCATGGGAGATTTCCCTCGATGCCCTCCGCATAGTGGACCTCTCAAGGATTGACCCTACTGCCGTAAACGGCTCGATGTACCTTGAGAACTACTTCACAGTGCACCTCCCAGAGGGGGCCAAGGTAGAAAACGTGACCAAGGGCTTTAGGGTTGAGTCCAACGGTAGTTACATCCAGCTTGACGTCAATGCCACCGGCGACACAATCATGGTCCATTCAATTATTTACCTCAAGAAGGGTATTACAAAGGATGACCTCAGCGTTCTCTACTCCAAGCTTGAGCCAGTTATGATAACCTATACTGGAAAGAGGGGTGTGGAGAACTACACAACGTGGGAGATGAAGATATACAACAACATAACCGTCCAGGGGGACAAGACGATTCTCGATACGACGGAGGAATACATCAAGCCGGAGGAGTACATTAACTACATAAAGGTTCAGTTTGCCTATCAGGGACTCCAGCAGGCTGAACAGAGCCTCTATCAGAAATACGCACAGACCTTTGAGAGCAAGGGCATAAAGGTTCTCTCGGGCAACGTCTCGATTCTCAACGTCAACTCCACCGGGCCTTTAGTGGTTAAGTACCACTGGGTTCTTCAGGGTTTCGTGAGCAAGGTGAACGATACCTATGTCTACAACTACGACCCGCGGCTTGAGCTTGGAAACATGGACTTCCCCTACAGGCTCAACGCGGCGATAAACGAGACAAAAGTCACGAGAATCACCCTTCCGGAGGGATACAAGTTCGTTGAAGTTCCAAAAAGTATAGACGTCAAGACAAAGGCGGGCAACGTCGTCATGAAGGTTACGAAGGTCAATGACAGGGAGGTTCTCATCGAGAGCAACGTCTATCTCCGCTACGGCATACCGGCAGAGGCGTACAAGGAGCTGATGGCCAAGGTTCCAGACAACGTTGAGTTCAAGTACGTCGTCAAGGCTGAAGAAGGCAATGGAATCTGCGGTCCGGCCCTTCTGGTTGGGCTCGCACTACTGCCCCTCCTCCTGTTGAGGAGGCGCTGA
- a CDS encoding 50S ribosomal protein L39e produces the protein MSRYKPLAKKLRLAKANKQNRRVPVWVIVKTNRKVLTHPKRRHWRRTKLKE, from the coding sequence ATGTCAAGGTACAAGCCACTCGCCAAAAAGCTCAGGCTCGCGAAGGCTAACAAGCAGAACAGGCGCGTTCCGGTATGGGTTATAGTCAAGACGAACAGGAAGGTTCTCACTCACCCGAAGAGGAGGCACTGGAGGAGGACCAAGCTCAAGGAGTGA